One genomic segment of Nocardia spumae includes these proteins:
- a CDS encoding TetR/AcrR family transcriptional regulator, whose protein sequence is MSSSAPLGRGPKVRAAVLAATVDELSERGYAAFTIDNVAQRTGVHKTTVYRRWPDRDSLIAEALTDSVAAKIPIPDTGSVDDDLRALARSLVAWADSASGRAIAAVLVSTAAGLPAPPNSARHVFRDRIRQTLPVVTRATARGEIPDGTDPAEMIKTLVAPIYFRVLITGEPVDDSTADAAARVALTAARAGLFT, encoded by the coding sequence ATGAGTTCGTCCGCACCGCTGGGGCGTGGACCGAAGGTCCGCGCCGCCGTGCTCGCCGCCACCGTCGACGAGCTGAGCGAACGGGGATACGCCGCGTTCACGATCGACAACGTCGCCCAGCGCACCGGTGTGCACAAGACCACCGTCTACCGGCGATGGCCCGATCGCGACAGCCTGATCGCCGAGGCGCTGACCGACAGTGTCGCCGCGAAAATCCCGATCCCCGATACCGGTTCGGTCGACGACGACCTGCGCGCCCTCGCGCGCAGCCTCGTCGCATGGGCCGACAGCGCCTCCGGCCGCGCCATCGCGGCCGTGCTGGTGTCCACCGCCGCCGGCCTGCCCGCACCACCCAATTCCGCTCGCCACGTGTTCCGCGACCGGATTCGGCAGACGCTGCCGGTCGTGACGCGCGCGACCGCCCGTGGCGAGATCCCCGACGGCACCGATCCGGCCGAGATGATCAAGACGCTGGTGGCGCCGATCTACTTCCGCGTGCTGATCACCGGCGAGCCGGTGGACGACAGCACCGCCGACGCTGCCGCGAGAGTGGCGCTGACGGCCGCGCGTGCCGGCCTGTTCACCTGA